One Skermanella pratensis genomic window, GCTGCTCCAGCAGCTCACGGGCATCCATCTCGCTCCCCACAAGGTCGAGATGGTCTATTCCCGCCTTGCCCGGCGGCTGCGGGACCTGGGCATGGCGGACTTCGACGCCTACTGCGCCTTCCTGTCGTCCGAGTCGGGGGAAAGCGAGATCGGCCTGCTGGTCAACGCCCTGACCACCAACCTCACCCGCTTCTATAGGGAGTCCCACCATTTCGAGCACCTGGCCGCGGTCGTGCTGCCCCGGATCCAGGAACGGCAGGCCGGCGCCGCCAAGCCGCGCCTGCGGATCTGGTCGGCGGGCTGCTCCTCGGGGGAGGAGCCCTACACGATCGCGATGACCGTGGCCTCGGCGGTGCCCGACCTTCACCGCTGGGATGTCCGCATCCTGGCGACCGACATCGACACCCACATGGTCGAGACCGCGCGCCGGGGGCTTTACGCCGCGGACGCGGCAACCGCCATCCCCGCGGCGATCCGTTCGCGCCACACCGCGGAGCAGCAGCAGGGAACCCGCCGGGTTCTATCCATGGGCGAAAGCCTGCGCCGATTGATCACCTTCAAGCCGCTGAACCTGCTTGAAGACTGGCCTATGCGCGGACCCTTCGATGCGATCTTCTGCCGCAACGTGCTTATCTATTTTGACAGGCATGGTAGGACTGAAGTGATAGGGAAGTTCCATCAACTCCTGGATGTCGACGGGCATCTCTATCTCGGCCATTCAGAGAGTCTCTACGGCGTTTCCGAACAGTTTCGCCAAGTGGGGCCGACCAGCTATCAGGCCATACCATGAAGCATGCCGCGCGCGCACTTGACGACCGCAGAGGGAGTGTTCCGAGCCTGGACGAGCCCAACGAAGGCTATTTCCATCCGGGCTTTCGGGCCCATGCCGTCAAGGTCCTGCTCGGCGAGCACAAGATCTCCCAGCGGCCCGACGAGATGCTGGTCACCACCCTCGGTTCCTGCATCGCCGCCTGCGTCCGCGATCCGGTCCTGGGCCTGGGCGGCATGAACCATTTCCTGCTGCCCGAAGCTCCCGCCGGGAACGACGGCGGGGTCAACGCCGCCGCGCGCTACGGCGGCGTCGCCATGGAACGCCTGATCAACGAGATCCTGCGGCGGGGCGGCCGGCGCGACCGGCTGGAGGTCAAGGTGTTCGGCGGCGCCAAGGTGATCGTCAGCAGCAATCCCATCGGGCGCCGCAACGCCGAGTTCGTGCTGGGCTTCATCGCCGCCGAAGGGCTCACGCTGGCCGCGCAGGACCTGGGCGGCACCCTCGCGCGGCGCGTCCATTACTTCCCGAACACCGGGAAGGTGATGCGTCGCCTGATCCGGCAGGAAGCGGTGGAGGACACCATCCGCAGCGAGATGAGGTTCATGTCCGACCTGGGCGCCAAGCCGGTCGAAGGCGATATCGAGTTGTTCGGGGATTGATGATGGGCAAGCCGATCCGGGTCGCGATCGTGGACGACAGCGCGCTGATGCGCCGGATGCTGACCGAAGCGCTGTCCGCCGAGCCGGGCTTCGAGGTGGTCGGCCATGCCGCCGATCCCTACGAGGCGCGGGAAATGATCAAGTCGGCCAATCCGGACGTCCTGACGCTGGACGTCGAGATGCCGCGCATGGACGGGCTCACCTTCCTGGAGAAGATCATGACGCTTCGGCCGATGCCGGTGGTCATGGTCTCGACCCTGACCCGCGAGGGAGCCGACGCCACGGTCCGGGCGCTGGAGCTGGGGGCGATCGACTGCATCGCCAAGCCCAACGGGGCCGAGGGAGAGCGTTTCGTGGATTTCCGCGACGAGCTGGTCGGCAAGCTGAAGGTGGCGGCCCATGTCCGCCTGGGGCCACCCCGGGCGAAGCCGGCGCGT contains:
- a CDS encoding CheR family methyltransferase, with the protein product MHLAPHKVEMVYSRLARRLRDLGMADFDAYCAFLSSESGESEIGLLVNALTTNLTRFYRESHHFEHLAAVVLPRIQERQAGAAKPRLRIWSAGCSSGEEPYTIAMTVASAVPDLHRWDVRILATDIDTHMVETARRGLYAADAATAIPAAIRSRHTAEQQQGTRRVLSMGESLRRLITFKPLNLLEDWPMRGPFDAIFCRNVLIYFDRHGRTEVIGKFHQLLDVDGHLYLGHSESLYGVSEQFRQVGPTSYQAIP
- a CDS encoding chemotaxis protein, whose product is MKHAARALDDRRGSVPSLDEPNEGYFHPGFRAHAVKVLLGEHKISQRPDEMLVTTLGSCIAACVRDPVLGLGGMNHFLLPEAPAGNDGGVNAAARYGGVAMERLINEILRRGGRRDRLEVKVFGGAKVIVSSNPIGRRNAEFVLGFIAAEGLTLAAQDLGGTLARRVHYFPNTGKVMRRLIRQEAVEDTIRSEMRFMSDLGAKPVEGDIELFGD